One Thalassospira marina DNA window includes the following coding sequences:
- a CDS encoding OmpH family outer membrane protein: MYMMKTAQRFLVIALMVMGFGMQAHAQGTDAKQETTAIVMIVDFEGIMREASAMQDMRKQVEKRRDSYQSEIEKRQQALRDEDQKLAQQRTLLSADVLQQKRAEFQKKVAEFQKFAQGRNKVLDEAVNEARIKFQKKLIEIIADVAEERRATLVLHKSQVILHANAMDATKEIFDKINAAIPSLTVEFKEAS; the protein is encoded by the coding sequence ATGTATATGATGAAAACCGCCCAACGATTTCTAGTAATTGCCTTGATGGTGATGGGTTTTGGCATGCAGGCACATGCGCAGGGAACCGACGCCAAACAGGAAACAACCGCGATTGTCATGATCGTCGACTTTGAAGGCATCATGCGTGAAGCCTCTGCCATGCAGGATATGCGCAAGCAGGTGGAAAAACGTCGTGACTCCTATCAGTCTGAAATCGAAAAACGCCAGCAGGCTCTTCGTGACGAAGACCAGAAGCTTGCCCAGCAACGCACGTTGTTAAGTGCGGATGTTCTGCAGCAGAAACGTGCGGAATTTCAGAAAAAAGTGGCCGAGTTCCAGAAATTCGCCCAGGGCCGTAACAAGGTTCTTGACGAAGCAGTGAACGAAGCGCGGATCAAGTTTCAGAAGAAGCTGATCGAAATTATTGCTGACGTTGCCGAAGAGCGTAGAGCAACCCTGGTTTTGCATAAAAGCCAGGTGATCCTTCATGCCAATGCGATGGATGCAACCAAAGAGATTTTTGATAAAATCAATGCGGCCATTCCCTCGCTGACTGTTGAATTCAAGGAAGCTTCCTGA